The following is a genomic window from Nitrospinota bacterium.
TTTATTTCATAAACGTAGCTCATGGCCAAAGCAAGTTTTGGTAGAGCCTTTTTCATTATCGACCGAGATCAATCGCCCTGATTGCCATAGCCTTTGAAGCATTGAGCGCAGTAACATTGGCTTCAAAAGACCTTTGAGTGGTGACCATATCCACCATTTCTGACATTTGATCGATATTTGGCATCGCAACGTAACCTAAATCATTCGCATCCGGATGACTTGGGTTGTAAACCAGCCGTGGTTCTTCCTGATCTTCGACCACATCGGTGACTTGTACTTTGCTCAGTTTG
Proteins encoded in this region:
- the flgC gene encoding flagellar basal body rod protein FlgC, yielding MDFLTNMKISSSGLSVQRKRMETISSNLANLETTRTPEGGPYRRKDVVITALPLESEFGNTFKNELGDKLSKVQVTDVVEDQEEPRLVYNPSHPDANDLGYVAMPNIDQMSEMVDMVTTQRSFEANVTALNASKAMAIRAIDLGR